In the genome of Pediococcus claussenii ATCC BAA-344, one region contains:
- the tyrS gene encoding tyrosine--tRNA ligase, translated as MNIIDELDWRGAINQQTDAEGLKKLTEEKSIGLYAGIDPTGDSMHIGHLIPFMILKRFQEMGHKPVIVIGGGTGSIGDPSGKKAERVLQTMDQVKHNEEALTKQMLKFFGNENFRIVNNRDWLSKISLLDFLRDYGKLFNVNNMLAKEVVASRLEVGISFTEFTYQILQSVDFLHLYKNEDVQLQIGGGDQWGNITAGTDLIHRMEGQEAKVFGLTIPLLLKADGTKFGKSEGGNIWLDPEKTSPYEFYQFWFNQDDRDVLKFLKYFTFLDQDEINELADKIQTAPEKREAQRRLAQEVTKFVHGEKAVQEAENISAALFSGDVQNLTASEIEQGFKNMPSVDITNQKENIVLWLVDTTKIEPSRRQAREDVQNGAIRINGEKITDLEAEIDPNERFDGKFVIVRRGKKKYFLARVK; from the coding sequence ATGAATATTATTGATGAGTTAGACTGGCGTGGCGCGATCAATCAGCAAACGGACGCTGAAGGTCTTAAAAAATTAACAGAGGAAAAGTCCATAGGTTTATATGCAGGAATTGACCCAACCGGGGATAGCATGCATATTGGGCATCTGATCCCTTTCATGATTTTGAAAAGATTCCAAGAAATGGGACATAAGCCAGTGATTGTTATCGGTGGTGGAACAGGCTCAATTGGAGATCCATCCGGTAAAAAGGCCGAACGTGTTTTGCAAACGATGGATCAGGTTAAGCATAACGAAGAGGCATTAACGAAACAAATGTTAAAGTTTTTTGGCAATGAAAATTTTCGTATTGTAAATAACCGTGATTGGCTTTCAAAAATTTCACTGTTAGATTTTTTACGTGACTATGGTAAGTTGTTTAATGTCAATAATATGCTGGCAAAGGAAGTCGTTGCTAGTAGGCTAGAAGTAGGGATTTCATTTACCGAATTTACTTACCAAATTTTACAATCTGTTGATTTCTTACATTTGTACAAAAATGAAGATGTTCAATTACAAATTGGTGGTGGAGACCAGTGGGGAAACATTACGGCTGGTACGGATTTGATTCACCGTATGGAAGGACAAGAGGCGAAGGTATTCGGTCTCACAATCCCGTTGTTACTTAAAGCCGATGGTACTAAATTTGGTAAATCAGAGGGTGGTAACATCTGGTTAGATCCTGAAAAGACATCTCCATACGAATTCTATCAATTTTGGTTTAACCAGGATGACCGGGATGTCTTGAAATTTTTGAAGTATTTTACATTTTTGGATCAGGATGAAATTAATGAATTAGCCGATAAGATTCAAACTGCACCCGAAAAGCGTGAAGCACAGCGTCGATTGGCACAGGAAGTAACCAAATTTGTTCACGGCGAAAAAGCAGTCCAAGAGGCTGAAAATATTTCAGCAGCGCTTTTCTCGGGAGACGTGCAAAATCTAACTGCAAGCGAAATCGAACAAGGCTTCAAAAATATGCCAAGTGTTGATATTACCAACCAAAAAGAAAATATCGTTCTTTGGTTAGTTGATACAACCAAGATTGAACCGTCAAGACGTCAAGCACGCGAAGATGTTCAAAACGGGGCTATTCGTATTAATGGTGAAAAAATAACGGATCTTGAAGCTGAGATTGATCCTAATGAACGGTTTGACGGTAAGTTTGTGATTGTACGTCGTGGAAAGAAAAAATATTTCTTAGCAAGAGTGAAATAA
- a CDS encoding MFS transporter produces the protein MKLDSKRRWWFVVTLLIGTFTMSISQSALSTAYPTFMHYFNLPASTISWLTTGFMLVMCVVMPLSPWLLNNVNFKLLYLTLITIFIAGTLIIIWAPTFQIVMLGRLMEGFSVGVLFPSYQSVILEITPIKNRGAVMGTVGLVMGSALAVGPIVSGVLLQLINWQAIFVFFTLLLLLVFILATQTIVNPLQQKKSQLDVLSVILSIGIIGVLYFINELPKKGATFSLVIILLGSIIMLAGFVYRQLHIKEPLLHLQILTILNFDIAVLLTAASYMSLITITVIMPLYYQQVIGLSPLWSGLALVPAAALLSWLNRKSGKLADRTGFKRVMLIGFILFIVGWSLLLINLTVNNLWVAIISSAIVEAGNAFVMMPATTLGANSLPNSQIPHGSSIIATIRQILGSTAIVIATVLLGQSNFHSVFIFFLILEVIALILALMIKDRQNT, from the coding sequence TTGAAACTAGATTCAAAAAGACGTTGGTGGTTCGTTGTAACACTACTAATTGGAACGTTTACAATGTCAATTAGCCAGTCAGCACTGTCCACTGCTTATCCAACTTTCATGCACTATTTTAATTTACCAGCCAGTACAATCTCATGGTTAACAACCGGGTTTATGCTGGTGATGTGTGTCGTTATGCCTCTATCTCCTTGGCTATTGAATAATGTTAACTTTAAACTGTTGTATCTAACACTTATTACAATATTCATTGCAGGTACCTTAATTATTATATGGGCACCCACTTTTCAAATCGTTATGCTTGGACGCTTAATGGAAGGTTTTAGCGTTGGTGTTCTTTTCCCTTCATATCAATCGGTCATTTTAGAAATTACACCCATTAAGAATCGTGGTGCTGTTATGGGTACCGTCGGTTTAGTAATGGGTTCCGCCTTGGCTGTTGGTCCCATTGTCTCTGGCGTCCTACTACAATTAATAAATTGGCAAGCTATCTTTGTATTTTTCACTTTACTTCTATTATTGGTTTTCATTTTGGCCACGCAAACTATTGTTAATCCGTTACAACAAAAAAAATCACAGCTAGACGTTCTATCCGTAATCCTTTCCATCGGAATAATTGGGGTACTATACTTTATCAATGAACTTCCAAAAAAAGGTGCAACCTTTTCCCTAGTTATAATTTTACTGGGATCCATAATTATGCTGGCCGGTTTCGTCTACCGCCAGTTACATATAAAAGAACCGTTGTTACATTTGCAAATCTTGACTATCCTGAACTTCGATATTGCTGTTCTTCTAACGGCTGCTTCCTATATGTCGCTAATTACAATCACCGTAATTATGCCCCTCTATTACCAACAGGTCATCGGATTGTCACCCCTTTGGTCAGGACTAGCTTTAGTTCCCGCTGCCGCTCTTTTATCATGGCTCAATAGAAAAAGTGGCAAGTTGGCAGATCGAACCGGTTTTAAGCGTGTTATGTTAATTGGCTTCATTTTATTTATAGTTGGTTGGTCCCTACTATTAATTAATCTTACCGTTAATAATCTATGGGTTGCTATCATATCCAGTGCTATTGTAGAAGCAGGGAACGCATTTGTTATGATGCCTGCAACCACACTGGGAGCAAACTCACTACCAAACAGTCAAATTCCACATGGTTCCTCGATAATCGCTACTATCCGCCAAATTCTAGGATCAACAGCGATTGTAATTGCTACAGTCCTCCTGGGGCAATCAAACTTTCACTCTGTTTTTATCTTTTTCCTTATACTAGAAGTTATTGCCCTTATACTAGCATTAATGATTAAAGACAGACAAAATACGTAA